A stretch of Microcoleus sp. FACHB-68 DNA encodes these proteins:
- a CDS encoding DUF433 domain-containing protein — MENNLLERITLNPEICHGKPCIRGLRYPVEFILELLSSGMSTEEIMEDYDDLESADILAVLAFATRLTQVKSIHRVLQ; from the coding sequence ATGGAAAACAATCTGCTAGAACGTATCACTCTTAACCCAGAAATTTGTCATGGTAAACCCTGCATTCGTGGACTTCGCTATCCGGTGGAATTCATTCTAGAGTTACTGAGTTCTGGCATGAGTACCGAGGAGATTATGGAAGATTACGATGACTTAGAATCGGCAGACATTCTTGCTGTATTAGCGTTTGCAACCCGATTGACTCAGGTTAAAAGCATTCATAGGGTACTCCAGTGA
- a CDS encoding DUF4258 domain-containing protein, translated as MPPSDIDRIREKIRFRQYDMSAHAMEEMAEDMLTILDVEEAVLTGQVIRVEKDDPRGTKYIVVGTGLDQQIPVGVVGRFASNGRYLIITVYEVTELEG; from the coding sequence GTGCCTCCCAGTGATATTGACCGTATTAGAGAGAAAATTCGATTCCGTCAGTACGATATGTCAGCTCATGCAATGGAAGAGATGGCTGAGGATATGCTGACTATTCTGGATGTAGAAGAGGCTGTTTTAACGGGTCAAGTCATACGGGTTGAAAAAGACGATCCTAGAGGAACAAAATATATAGTTGTAGGGACTGGATTAGATCAACAGATACCTGTTGGCGTGGTTGGACGTTTCGCTAGCAACGGACGTTATCTGATAATCACTGTTTACGAAGTCACTGAGTTGGAGGGCTAG
- a CDS encoding SulP family inorganic anion transporter, protein MTTFKIRSQKFITNDLLASFVVFLVALPLCMGIAIASGVPPALGLLTGMVGGIIVGTVSGSPLQVSGPAAGLAVIVAQLVQEYGIEMLGPVLMLAGLIQLLAGIFKLGQFFRAMSPAVIYGMLAGIGVLIFSSQFHVMVDDKPYTHGFENLLSIPKAIYKGIFPIDGSTHHIAALIGVTTIITLILWEKFKPKRLNLLPGALIAVVLATAIASAMKLPIQYVDVPANLADAIRLPVPADLSRLLQAPLLTEAIAIAFIASAESLLSAVAVDRLHQGPKTDFDRELAAQGLGNMICGVLGALPMTGVIVRSSVNVEAEGKTRLSTILHGVWLLALVVAAPNILKLVPTASLAAILVYTGYKLVSVENIRKLKKYGRFPLAIYFATLLGIIATDLLTGVLIGIFLSVVKLIYKISRLNISLVKHEKRQRMDLYLDGAATFVRLPELATILEQIPRETDLHLHLDKLAYIDHSCLDLFSTWASQQEETGGSLVVEWERLVERYHKPLMSSGRPPVTA, encoded by the coding sequence ATGACAACCTTTAAGATTAGAAGCCAAAAATTTATTACCAACGACCTCTTAGCTTCCTTTGTGGTATTTCTCGTTGCCCTGCCTTTGTGTATGGGAATTGCAATTGCTTCAGGAGTACCACCGGCTCTCGGATTACTAACCGGAATGGTGGGGGGAATTATTGTTGGTACAGTTTCCGGTTCTCCGCTACAAGTTAGTGGGCCGGCAGCGGGATTAGCCGTAATTGTTGCCCAATTAGTTCAAGAGTATGGCATCGAAATGCTCGGCCCTGTATTGATGCTTGCCGGCTTAATTCAGTTACTCGCCGGCATCTTTAAACTCGGTCAATTCTTCCGTGCCATGTCGCCGGCAGTGATTTATGGAATGCTTGCCGGTATTGGGGTGCTGATTTTCTCATCCCAATTTCACGTCATGGTTGATGACAAGCCTTATACACACGGCTTCGAGAATCTACTTTCCATTCCAAAAGCGATCTACAAAGGCATTTTTCCCATCGATGGCAGCACTCATCACATCGCCGCTTTAATCGGTGTCACAACAATCATTACCCTGATTTTGTGGGAAAAATTTAAGCCTAAACGTTTGAACTTGTTACCCGGTGCGCTGATTGCCGTGGTTTTAGCAACTGCAATTGCTAGTGCCATGAAGCTACCCATTCAATACGTTGATGTGCCGGCAAATTTAGCTGATGCGATTCGATTGCCGGTGCCGGCAGACTTGTCACGGCTACTGCAAGCACCATTACTCACGGAAGCCATTGCAATCGCCTTCATTGCCAGTGCAGAAAGCTTACTCTCCGCCGTCGCAGTAGACCGGCTGCATCAAGGGCCAAAAACAGATTTTGACCGCGAATTAGCCGCCCAAGGCTTAGGAAACATGATTTGCGGAGTCTTAGGGGCGCTACCCATGACGGGCGTGATTGTCCGCAGTTCTGTTAACGTGGAAGCCGAAGGAAAAACCCGTCTTTCTACAATTTTGCACGGCGTTTGGTTGCTGGCGCTGGTGGTTGCCGCACCGAATATTTTGAAACTTGTTCCGACAGCTAGTCTTGCCGCAATTCTGGTTTATACCGGCTACAAATTGGTGAGTGTGGAAAACATCCGCAAACTGAAAAAGTACGGACGTTTTCCGCTGGCGATTTACTTTGCCACCTTATTAGGAATTATTGCCACCGATTTGCTCACCGGCGTTTTGATTGGAATTTTCCTCTCAGTCGTTAAACTCATTTACAAAATCTCTCGCCTGAATATTTCTTTAGTTAAACATGAAAAAAGACAGCGAATGGACTTATATCTGGATGGAGCTGCAACATTTGTTCGTTTGCCAGAGCTTGCCACGATTTTAGAGCAAATTCCGCGAGAAACTGACTTGCATCTCCACTTAGATAAACTGGCTTATATCGATCATTCCTGCCTGGATTTGTTCTCAACCTGGGCAAGCCAACAAGAAGAAACCGGCGGCTCTCTTGTTGTCGAATGGGAGCGTTTGGTCGAGCGTTATCATAAACCTTTGATGTCTTCAGGGCGACCGCCGGTGACTGCCTAA
- a CDS encoding YgiT-type zinc finger protein — protein sequence MYGYKCEYCEGNVQPRTVKREAFKHKDGFVILEDVTIGVCDVCGNRYYSADILHAVHAIATGAKSPERTEQIPVAHLEST from the coding sequence ATGTATGGATACAAATGCGAGTATTGTGAAGGAAACGTTCAACCTCGCACTGTCAAGCGTGAAGCCTTCAAACACAAAGATGGATTTGTCATTCTTGAAGATGTGACGATTGGTGTTTGTGATGTCTGTGGGAATCGATACTACAGTGCGGATATTCTCCATGCTGTTCACGCCATTGCAACTGGGGCAAAATCGCCTGAGAGAACCGAACAGATTCCAGTCGCTCATTTAGAATCTACTTAA
- the crtW gene encoding beta-carotene ketolase CrtW, protein MIQLDRASLPPIEISSSVNTRVSLPLVEISANAKNEEGSKGILIAFAMFALWASSLVFLFYLDLSKVPMWLVLPAILWQTFMYTGLFIISHDAMHGAVFPQNRKINNLIGSAAVFVYALFSYKKLLKKHGVHHQHPATELDPDFHDLKHKNFFAWYFHFMMSYTTWRQIIGLMVIFNIVRSVTHIPELNLELFWGLPSLLSSLQLFYFGTFLPHREPKGGYTNSHRAQSSEFPVFWSFVTCYHFGYHQQHHENPNVPWWKLPEIYKNSKQQPAS, encoded by the coding sequence ATGATTCAGCTCGATAGAGCCTCCCTGCCACCCATAGAAATTTCTTCAAGCGTTAACACCAGAGTATCGCTGCCACTCGTAGAAATTTCTGCAAACGCTAAAAATGAAGAGGGAAGCAAGGGAATTTTAATCGCTTTTGCGATGTTTGCGCTATGGGCGAGCAGCCTGGTTTTCTTGTTTTACCTGGATCTTTCCAAAGTTCCCATGTGGTTGGTGTTGCCGGCTATCCTTTGGCAGACTTTTATGTACACGGGCTTATTTATTATTTCTCATGATGCCATGCATGGCGCAGTCTTTCCTCAAAATCGCAAAATTAACAATTTGATCGGTTCAGCAGCCGTCTTTGTTTACGCTCTCTTTTCCTATAAAAAGTTACTGAAAAAGCATGGAGTACACCACCAACATCCGGCAACTGAACTCGATCCCGATTTTCACGATCTAAAGCACAAAAACTTTTTTGCGTGGTATTTCCATTTTATGATGAGTTACACGACTTGGAGGCAAATTATTGGATTAATGGTTATCTTTAATATTGTTAGATCTGTAACTCATATTCCCGAACTAAATTTAGAGCTATTTTGGGGTCTTCCTTCACTTTTGAGTTCGCTGCAATTATTTTATTTTGGGACTTTCTTACCCCATCGAGAACCCAAAGGAGGCTATACGAATTCCCATCGAGCACAAAGCAGTGAGTTTCCAGTTTTCTGGTCATTTGTGACTTGCTATCATTTTGGCTACCACCAACAACATCACGAAAATCCTAATGTTCCTTGGTGGAAGTTACCGGAAATCTATAAAAATTCAAAACAGCAACCCGCATCCTGA
- a CDS encoding SDR family NAD(P)-dependent oxidoreductase — protein sequence MAGTVLITGASEGIGKATALLFAREGYDLVLAARHADRLEAAAGEVRSLGRSALAVPTDVTDPVQVNALIHRALEQFGKIDVLINNAGLYISGPADKFSLEDWHSCLDLNLWGYIHTIHALLPHFIERGTGTIVNISSIGGKVPIAYLVPYSTSKYAVTGLTEALHGELAPKGIHVCGIYPNIIKSNFLERAIFRGTDEQDTQARHDQVKQVLSVPVVEKPEDVAKAVWDGVKHKRAEVIVGSANMSKAAYSLLPGMMQWVFRRTFALKDNKVSG from the coding sequence ATGGCTGGCACAGTATTAATTACGGGTGCGTCTGAAGGCATCGGCAAAGCAACCGCACTTTTATTTGCTCGCGAAGGGTACGATTTAGTATTAGCAGCGCGTCATGCGGATCGATTGGAAGCGGCTGCCGGCGAAGTGCGATCGCTCGGACGTTCCGCACTCGCCGTCCCTACCGATGTCACCGATCCCGTGCAGGTGAATGCGCTGATCCATAGAGCACTAGAGCAATTTGGCAAAATCGACGTGCTGATCAACAATGCCGGTTTGTACATATCCGGGCCGGCAGATAAGTTTTCCCTTGAGGATTGGCACTCCTGCTTAGACCTCAATCTTTGGGGATATATTCACACAATTCACGCATTATTGCCGCATTTCATTGAACGAGGAACCGGCACGATTGTTAATATTAGTTCCATCGGCGGCAAAGTTCCCATTGCTTATTTAGTGCCTTACTCCACGAGCAAATATGCCGTCACCGGCTTAACAGAAGCACTGCACGGGGAACTCGCACCCAAAGGCATTCATGTTTGTGGAATTTATCCCAATATAATCAAAAGTAATTTTTTGGAACGGGCGATTTTTCGAGGTACAGATGAGCAAGACACTCAAGCACGTCATGATCAGGTGAAGCAGGTGCTAAGTGTTCCCGTCGTGGAAAAGCCGGAAGATGTCGCCAAAGCCGTTTGGGATGGAGTCAAGCATAAGCGAGCTGAGGTAATAGTGGGTTCGGCTAATATGTCAAAGGCAGCTTATAGCTTGCTTCCCGGCATGATGCAGTGGGTATTCCGGCGAACATTTGCGCTCAAAGATAATAAAGTATCGGGATAA
- a CDS encoding response regulator transcription factor has product MNRILIAEDEPRIASFLEKGLKASGFTTTVAKDGYEALGIACSDNFDLVILDIGLPGKDGWAVLEELRGRGERLPIIILTARDDVRDKVAGLEGGADDYVTKPFRFEELLARVRARLRDNHLPKVKEEMILKAGPIVLDLRTRQVKAGDRLIELSAREFTLAETFVRHPGQVMSREQLLSHVWGYDYDPGSNIVDVYVGYLRKKFGSDLIETVRGMGYRLRT; this is encoded by the coding sequence ATGAACCGGATTTTAATCGCAGAAGACGAACCTCGCATCGCTAGCTTTCTGGAAAAAGGGTTAAAAGCCAGCGGATTTACCACCACCGTTGCAAAAGACGGTTATGAAGCGCTGGGGATAGCGTGTAGCGATAATTTTGACTTGGTAATTCTTGATATCGGGCTTCCTGGCAAAGATGGCTGGGCAGTATTGGAAGAATTGCGAGGTCGAGGTGAGCGACTGCCGATTATTATTCTCACAGCCCGTGATGATGTCAGGGATAAAGTTGCCGGTTTGGAAGGGGGGGCGGATGACTATGTTACCAAGCCGTTTCGATTTGAAGAACTTTTAGCACGAGTGCGGGCGCGGTTGCGGGATAATCATTTGCCGAAAGTGAAGGAAGAAATGATTCTGAAAGCCGGCCCGATTGTCCTTGACTTGCGTACCCGTCAGGTGAAAGCCGGTGATCGCCTAATTGAGCTATCCGCACGAGAATTTACTCTCGCTGAAACGTTTGTGCGTCATCCAGGGCAAGTGATGAGCCGAGAGCAATTGCTCAGCCACGTTTGGGGCTATGACTATGACCCAGGCTCTAATATTGTCGATGTTTATGTGGGTTATCTGCGTAAAAAGTTCGGTAGCGATTTAATTGAGACCGTCAGAGGCATGGGCTACCGGCTGCGAACATGA
- a CDS encoding Uma2 family endonuclease: MTVTIPIGAIELTAGSMITIHNLSWQEFEEILIELGEQRNTRIAYYQGTLEIMSPLALQERSHRIIAYILTTILDAQGQDWEDFGSTTLKQPDIAGVEPDTCFYIQNAGRVRGCTNMNLEVYPPPDLAIESDVTSKTTLNAYQALRVPEVWIYRNRKLTIYILQNETYTESLISLTFPDLPITEMIPQLVQKAIDEGTSRMLRELKRQLGK, encoded by the coding sequence ATGACTGTTACCATCCCCATTGGTGCCATTGAACTCACTGCCGGTAGCATGATCACCATTCATAACCTGTCCTGGCAGGAGTTTGAGGAGATTCTTATCGAACTGGGAGAACAGCGCAACACGCGGATTGCTTACTATCAAGGAACGCTGGAAATCATGTCTCCTTTGGCATTGCAGGAACGTTCCCATCGCATTATTGCTTACATACTCACAACAATTTTGGATGCCCAAGGACAGGACTGGGAAGATTTTGGCTCAACGACTTTGAAGCAACCAGACATTGCCGGTGTTGAACCCGATACCTGCTTTTATATCCAGAATGCCGGTCGTGTTCGAGGTTGTACCAATATGAATTTGGAGGTTTACCCACCTCCCGATCTTGCCATTGAATCTGATGTTACTTCAAAGACGACCTTGAATGCTTATCAAGCCTTGCGCGTTCCGGAAGTGTGGATCTATCGAAATCGCAAACTGACGATTTATATTCTCCAAAATGAGACCTATACTGAATCATTGATTAGTCTGACTTTTCCCGATCTGCCTATTACTGAAATGATTCCCCAGCTAGTGCAAAAAGCGATTGATGAAGGAACCAGTCGGATGCTGCGCGAACTGAAAAGACAATTGGGTAAATAA
- a CDS encoding nucleotidyltransferase family protein: MDNTTRLQKILVDSPVGVVLPAISMLNLPNWWLAGGAIRNTVWKSLFGNECQLIINDFDIAFFDALGDREQELTAKATLTAQFPNYKFDVKNQASFARWRAGSRLYNSTEDGVSDWLHTATAVGVRLDERGQWQFFTPYGLDDLFDGIIRPAPAHLHNPNAESKAASFLQKCPCLRLA; the protein is encoded by the coding sequence ATGGATAATACCACTCGCCTCCAGAAGATTTTGGTTGATTCGCCGGTGGGTGTTGTATTGCCGGCAATCTCCATGCTCAATCTGCCGAATTGGTGGTTAGCCGGTGGTGCAATCCGAAATACGGTTTGGAAATCGCTGTTTGGTAATGAATGTCAGTTAATTATTAACGATTTTGACATTGCCTTTTTTGATGCGTTGGGAGATCGTGAGCAAGAACTCACGGCGAAAGCGACCCTTACAGCGCAGTTTCCTAACTATAAATTTGATGTTAAAAATCAAGCAAGTTTTGCGCGTTGGCGTGCCGGCAGCCGGTTGTACAATAGCACTGAAGATGGAGTCAGTGATTGGCTGCACACAGCAACGGCTGTAGGCGTTCGGTTAGATGAGCGAGGACAATGGCAGTTCTTTACTCCTTACGGTTTAGATGATTTGTTTGATGGTATTATCAGGCCGGCTCCAGCACATTTACACAACCCAAATGCGGAGAGTAAAGCGGCTTCATTTTTACAAAAATGCCCTTGTCTGCGTCTTGCTTAG
- a CDS encoding TFIIB-type zinc ribbon-containing protein has translation MNNVFFKITVPSDNDGFITIQCPFCNDRFKLTVEDFKREDIIEIFCPYCGLRDEPSHFYTDEIVEQAQVVARNYTKSLLSQSSKDLEKTFKGKKHISFKAGKPIKMESEKILFEHEELEVTNLDCCQFIVKTRALSKEIGIYCPCCGVR, from the coding sequence ATGAACAATGTATTTTTTAAAATAACTGTTCCTAGTGATAATGATGGATTTATTACTATTCAATGTCCTTTTTGTAATGATAGATTTAAGCTAACAGTAGAAGATTTTAAAAGAGAAGATATTATCGAAATATTTTGCCCTTATTGCGGACTTCGGGATGAGCCTAGTCATTTTTATACAGATGAAATCGTTGAACAAGCTCAAGTTGTAGCTAGAAACTATACAAAATCTCTCCTTAGCCAGTCCTCAAAAGATTTAGAGAAAACCTTCAAAGGCAAAAAACATATTTCGTTTAAAGCAGGCAAGCCAATTAAAATGGAAAGTGAAAAGATTTTGTTTGAACACGAAGAGTTAGAGGTTACGAATCTGGATTGCTGTCAGTTTATTGTTAAAACCAGAGCTTTGAGTAAGGAAATAGGCATTTACTGCCCTTGTTGTGGAGTCAGATGA
- a CDS encoding PAP/fibrillin family protein has product METQNMVEDETTRIALKTGLLQRVKALGLQQALFPSDGGEIDEMVRQLESINPIARPLQPASLPSLLGNWQLVYASKGTVVTRRLASMPDFGETIKIKRVWQTLAAGNSGKIFASNHAFLDLPLLGEWQLQAAGIWTWGTDEQMAKVSFDSFSVQATKFFGMESWRFPELKIPVLEFLRNEAEWTTSYLDEDIRVGRGATGNLFVFRRE; this is encoded by the coding sequence GTGGAAACTCAGAACATGGTAGAGGATGAGACAACGAGAATTGCCTTAAAAACCGGCCTCTTGCAACGAGTCAAAGCATTAGGGCTACAGCAAGCCTTATTTCCCTCGGATGGAGGGGAGATCGATGAAATGGTGCGACAGCTAGAAAGCATTAATCCTATCGCGCGCCCACTCCAACCGGCATCTCTCCCTTCTCTACTCGGTAATTGGCAATTGGTGTATGCCTCAAAAGGAACCGTCGTCACCCGCCGGCTTGCTTCAATGCCAGATTTTGGGGAAACAATCAAAATCAAACGGGTGTGGCAAACTTTGGCTGCCGGCAATTCTGGGAAAATTTTTGCCTCTAATCATGCTTTTCTTGACTTACCCCTGCTAGGTGAATGGCAGTTACAGGCTGCCGGCATTTGGACTTGGGGCACAGATGAACAAATGGCTAAAGTCAGCTTTGACAGTTTTTCTGTGCAAGCAACAAAGTTTTTTGGTATGGAAAGTTGGCGTTTTCCGGAATTGAAAATCCCTGTATTAGAATTTCTCCGCAATGAGGCAGAGTGGACAACTTCCTATTTAGATGAAGATATCAGAGTCGGAAGAGGTGCCACCGGCAATCTGTTTGTGTTTCGCCGTGAGTGA
- a CDS encoding ExeM/NucH family extracellular endonuclease yields MADLFFSEYIEGSSNNKALEIYNGTGTAIDLAAEGYVVQMYFNGSTSAGLTINLTGTVANGEVFVLAQSNASAAILAQADQTSAASWFNGDDAIVLRRGGGSGTIVDAIGQIGVDPGTEWGSGLSSTADNTLRRKSSIIAGDPNPTDAFNPSTEWDGFATDSFDNLGTHTADGGGTTAGITITQTAGSTDVNEAGETTDTYNIALNTAPAGSVTLEIAADEQTQISSDGVNFFNTVNLTLNNTNPQTITVRAVNDLDAEGSPHTSTISHTITSSSDPAYSNSLTPVPNVNVNIIDNEFTLTPIYDIQGSGAASSLVGNTVTTQGVVVGDFQGSAGLNGFFIQDAAGDGNATTSDGIFVFAPNSLDVNIGDAVQLTGSVSEFSNQTQISNLSDLSVTGSGTVSPLTLDLPVAAVGDLERYEGMLVNFPETLTVTENFNLGRFGEVLLSSEGRLFNPTNVIDPTDIPSSETENDEDNVAAVTTAQTANNLRGILLDDGSNVQNPATIPFLNANNTLRSGDTTTNLTGVLGYGFNSYRIQPTVTPTFAATNPRTAAPEEVGGNVKVASFNVLNYFNGDGMGGGFPTSRGASSAVEFERQRSKIFAALSAMDADVVGLIEIENDGDGANSAIADLVNGLNEYIGADVYDYIRDPATGVGTDAIKTAFIYKPDEVTPTGSATSSTEAIFDRLPVAQTFSLNSNGETFTAVVNHFKSKGSAPSNSSDPNADQGDGQGAWNLKRTQQAETLLEFVNNLKTSSGDEDVLVIGDLNAYGEEDPIDVLRNGGLIDQLDRFVENPYSYVFDGQAGYLDHALTTANLSAQVAGVTEWHINADEPRILDYNLEFKTPSGGTSPDLYTATPYRSSDHDPVIIGLNLASEITTINGGNGSDTINGTAGRDSISGGNGSDILNGSTGNDTLLGQNGDDLLNGGAGNDSLNGNNGNDSLIGGNGNDILTGFNGNDVFVLAAGAGSDTITDFTDGQDLIGLSGNLLFEQLTISQGTDVNAGNTLIRLTSSDELLATLTGVSAGSLTSADFIAF; encoded by the coding sequence ATGGCGGATTTATTTTTCTCAGAATATATCGAGGGAAGCAGTAATAACAAAGCGTTGGAAATCTACAACGGCACCGGCACTGCAATCGATTTAGCAGCAGAAGGTTATGTGGTGCAAATGTACTTCAACGGCAGCACCAGTGCCGGCTTAACGATTAATCTCACCGGCACCGTTGCAAACGGGGAAGTTTTTGTACTCGCACAGAGTAACGCCAGCGCCGCTATTCTCGCACAAGCTGATCAAACCAGTGCGGCATCTTGGTTTAACGGGGACGATGCGATTGTATTGCGGAGAGGTGGCGGAAGTGGGACGATTGTTGATGCGATTGGACAAATTGGCGTTGATCCGGGGACTGAATGGGGAAGCGGACTGAGCAGCACTGCTGACAACACTTTGCGTCGCAAAAGTAGCATCATTGCCGGCGATCCTAATCCCACCGATGCGTTTAATCCCAGTACAGAATGGGATGGATTTGCTACGGATAGCTTTGATAATTTAGGCACTCATACGGCAGATGGCGGCGGTACAACTGCCGGCATTACGATTACTCAAACTGCCGGAAGTACGGATGTTAATGAAGCCGGAGAAACCACCGATACTTATAATATTGCGTTGAATACTGCGCCGGCAGGTTCTGTAACTCTTGAAATTGCTGCCGACGAACAAACTCAAATTAGCAGCGATGGCGTTAACTTTTTCAACACGGTTAACCTGACGTTAAATAATACCAACCCGCAAACGATTACGGTTAGAGCCGTGAACGATCTGGATGCCGAAGGTTCTCCCCACACCAGCACAATCAGCCACACGATTACAAGCAGCAGTGATCCTGCCTATTCTAACAGTTTGACGCCGGTTCCTAATGTTAATGTCAACATCATTGATAACGAATTTACCCTGACTCCTATCTACGATATTCAAGGCAGCGGCGCAGCGAGTTCGCTTGTGGGGAATACGGTTACAACACAAGGCGTAGTTGTCGGCGATTTTCAAGGAAGTGCCGGCTTAAACGGCTTTTTTATTCAAGATGCTGCCGGTGATGGTAATGCCACAACGTCTGATGGCATTTTTGTGTTTGCGCCGAATAGTCTTGATGTCAATATTGGCGATGCGGTGCAACTCACCGGCAGCGTTTCTGAGTTTTCCAATCAAACCCAAATTAGCAATCTCAGCGATTTGAGTGTAACGGGTTCCGGGACAGTTTCTCCGCTTACCCTTGACTTGCCGGTGGCAGCCGTGGGTGATTTGGAACGTTATGAGGGAATGCTGGTTAATTTCCCCGAAACGTTAACCGTCACAGAAAACTTTAATTTAGGCCGATTTGGGGAAGTCTTGCTCTCATCAGAAGGCCGGCTTTTTAATCCCACCAACGTTATCGATCCAACGGATATTCCTTCCTCTGAAACAGAAAATGATGAGGATAACGTAGCGGCTGTAACAACGGCTCAAACCGCTAACAATCTGCGTGGAATTCTCCTTGATGATGGCAGCAATGTTCAGAATCCTGCAACGATTCCTTTCTTAAATGCAAATAACACCCTGCGGAGTGGCGACACCACCACAAATTTAACAGGTGTCCTCGGTTACGGTTTCAATAGTTATCGCATTCAGCCAACCGTTACCCCAACGTTTGCAGCAACCAATCCCCGCACTGCCGCACCTGAAGAAGTTGGAGGAAATGTTAAAGTTGCCAGTTTTAATGTGCTTAACTATTTCAACGGTGATGGCATGGGTGGCGGGTTTCCCACGTCTCGCGGTGCCAGTAGTGCCGTTGAATTTGAGCGTCAACGTAGCAAGATTTTTGCAGCTTTGTCGGCGATGGATGCAGATGTCGTTGGCTTAATTGAAATCGAAAATGATGGAGATGGAGCGAATTCTGCAATTGCCGATTTGGTGAATGGTTTAAATGAATATATCGGCGCAGATGTTTACGATTATATCCGCGATCCAGCGACCGGCGTGGGAACGGATGCAATCAAAACCGCCTTTATTTATAAACCCGATGAAGTGACGCCGACTGGTTCCGCAACCAGCAGCACAGAGGCAATTTTTGACCGGCTGCCGGTGGCGCAGACATTTAGCCTCAATTCTAACGGCGAAACGTTTACAGCCGTGGTGAACCACTTTAAATCTAAAGGCAGCGCACCCAGCAATTCTAGCGATCCGAATGCAGATCAAGGCGATGGACAGGGTGCTTGGAATCTCAAGCGCACGCAACAGGCAGAAACGTTGCTTGAATTTGTAAATAACCTCAAAACATCATCGGGAGATGAGGATGTTTTGGTGATCGGTGATTTGAATGCTTACGGCGAAGAAGATCCGATTGATGTGCTACGAAATGGTGGGTTAATTGATCAACTGGATCGATTTGTTGAGAATCCTTATTCCTACGTTTTTGACGGACAAGCCGGCTATTTAGATCACGCGTTGACGACGGCGAATTTAAGCGCACAAGTTGCCGGTGTAACCGAGTGGCATATTAACGCTGATGAACCTCGAATTTTAGATTACAACCTGGAATTTAAAACGCCTTCAGGTGGAACCTCACCGGATCTTTACACCGCAACGCCTTACCGTTCATCTGATCATGATCCAGTGATTATTGGTTTGAATTTAGCCAGCGAAATCACAACTATTAATGGCGGTAACGGCAGCGATACCATTAACGGAACCGCTGGAAGAGATAGCATTAGTGGAGGAAACGGCAGCGACATCCTCAACGGCAGCACCGGCAACGATACTCTCCTCGGTCAAAATGGGGATGATTTATTAAATGGAGGTGCCGGCAATGATTCGCTCAATGGCAATAATGGCAATGATTCTCTGATTGGTGGCAATGGCAACGACATCTTAACCGGCTTCAATGGCAATGATGTTTTTGTCTTAGCTGCCGGTGCCGGTAGCGACACGATCACTGACTTTACAGATGGTCAAGATCTAATCGGTTTATCCGGTAATTTGTTGTTTGAGCAATTAACTATTTCTCAAGGCACAGATGTGAATGCCGGCAATACTTTGATCCGGCTAACCAGTAGCGATGAATTGCTAGCAACTCTCACGGGAGTTTCTGCCGGCAGCCTCACATCTGCTGATTTCATTGCATTCTAA